A single region of the Pseudanabaena sp. FACHB-2040 genome encodes:
- a CDS encoding class I SAM-dependent methyltransferase, translating to MKIGNSPLPEQIQTVARRYDRELSGAAFDLPPEVEEMPIFREWTSGQLTSRIAAPFWELARPRRGQRCLDIGCGVSFLIYPWREWEALFYGQEISEIAQKALISRGPQLNSKLFKSCQLAPAHQLEYEANFFDLVVATGVSCYYAPDYWETVMAQVKRVLKPEGVFVFDVIDPDQPSAENWAILETYLGAEVQLEPLETWPRLIKSSGARIVSQKDYDPFHLYKVKW from the coding sequence TTGAAAATCGGCAATTCTCCTTTACCAGAGCAAATCCAGACTGTAGCCCGACGCTACGACCGCGAGCTTTCGGGGGCAGCCTTTGATCTGCCGCCAGAAGTGGAAGAGATGCCGATTTTTCGGGAGTGGACTTCGGGCCAGCTGACCTCTCGCATTGCCGCTCCTTTTTGGGAGTTGGCTCGGCCTCGCCGGGGGCAGCGCTGCCTGGACATTGGCTGTGGGGTAAGTTTTTTGATTTATCCCTGGCGGGAATGGGAGGCGCTGTTTTACGGGCAGGAGATCAGTGAGATCGCACAAAAAGCCCTAATCTCCCGAGGGCCTCAGCTCAACTCAAAACTCTTCAAGAGCTGTCAGCTGGCCCCTGCCCACCAGCTAGAATACGAGGCTAACTTTTTTGATCTGGTAGTTGCGACCGGGGTGAGCTGCTACTATGCACCGGATTACTGGGAAACCGTGATGGCCCAGGTCAAGCGGGTGCTGAAGCCGGAGGGTGTTTTTGTCTTTGACGTGATTGACCCTGACCAGCCATCGGCAGAAAACTGGGCCATTTTAGAAACTTACTTGGGGGCTGAGGTACAGTTAGAGCCGCTGGAAACCTGGCCTCGCCTGATCAAAAGC